A single genomic interval of Pelagerythrobacter marensis harbors:
- a CDS encoding SPOR domain-containing protein, translating to MAGREGEYEGEEPGTEAWEDAEDNGRLELDEDERLPWLESADYEEPGVDTGRIVGFVLIALLILAAVVGGGWYLLNRDSGGDVVADGSTIEAPEGPYKERPEDPGGRIADGTGNVAPAIGEGETREGRLAESSAAQPSAGGGKGSADASDAPEGVGVQVGAFSSRETAQRGWTTLMRQTDALNGVRHRIVEGQADIGKVYRLQAIADDLASARQLCETLQADGVACQVKP from the coding sequence ATGGCGGGGCGCGAAGGGGAATACGAAGGCGAGGAACCGGGGACCGAAGCGTGGGAGGACGCCGAAGACAACGGCCGCCTCGAACTCGACGAGGACGAACGCCTGCCCTGGCTCGAATCGGCCGATTACGAGGAGCCGGGCGTCGATACCGGCCGTATCGTCGGTTTCGTGCTCATCGCCTTGTTGATCCTGGCCGCGGTGGTGGGCGGAGGCTGGTATCTGCTCAATCGCGATTCGGGCGGCGACGTCGTGGCCGACGGCAGCACGATCGAGGCGCCCGAGGGGCCCTACAAGGAAAGGCCCGAAGACCCCGGCGGCCGGATTGCCGACGGGACCGGCAATGTTGCGCCGGCGATCGGCGAGGGCGAAACGCGGGAAGGAAGGCTGGCCGAAAGCAGCGCCGCGCAGCCCTCTGCCGGGGGTGGCAAGGGTTCCGCGGACGCGAGCGACGCCCCGGAAGGCGTCGGAGTGCAGGTCGGCGCGTTCTCCAGCCGCGAAACCGCACAGCGCGGGTGGACCACTCTCATGCGCCAGACCGACGCTCTCAACGGGGTTCGCCACCGTATCGTCGAAGGGCAGGCCGATATCGGCAAGGTCTATCGTCTCCAGGCGATCGCCGACGACCTGGCCTCCGCCCGCCAGCTGTGCGAGACATTGCAGGCCGATGGGGTGGCCTGCCAGGTAAAGCCCTGA
- the argS gene encoding arginine--tRNA ligase gives MSDRKTLHAAFAAKVDAVLAALETEGALPAGTSRAHVAVEPPRDASHGDLATNAAMVLAKQAATNPRALAEKIVEHLQRDVEIESAEIAGPGFINMRLADAAWRRELNAIARLGGDYGRSVLGQGQRVNIEYVSANPTGPMHMGHCRGAVVGDALAALLEFAGHTVIREYYVNDAGAQVDVLARSAHLRYLEALGDDIGAIPEGLYPGDYLKPVGEALAAEFGDSYRDRPESEWLPLFRERAVAAMMALIREDLALLGIHHDVFASEAELQKAGKPEAAEAWLRQHDLVYDGLLEAPKGKTPEDWEPVELPLFRSTRFGDDQDRPIRKSDGKWTYFGADLAYHMQKAESADALIDIWGADHAGTVKRIKAAVAALSEGQSEEGGKPIPFDVKLVQMVQLLRGGEPVKMSKRSGTFVTLADVVREVGKDVVRFTMLTRKPEAQMDFDFAKVVEASKDNPVFYVQYAHARISSTLRKGAAEGVEPSASALDRLGAEELSLVKQAAQFPRVVEAAAQAREPHRIAFFLYDLAAAFHAYWNLGNDDPAKRFIVAQDAELTAARLFLAAQIGQVVRNGLALLGVEAVEEM, from the coding sequence ATGTCGGATAGAAAGACCCTCCATGCCGCTTTCGCGGCGAAAGTCGATGCCGTGCTCGCCGCGCTCGAAACCGAAGGTGCGCTGCCGGCCGGCACTTCGCGCGCCCATGTCGCTGTCGAACCTCCGCGCGATGCCAGCCACGGCGACCTGGCCACCAATGCCGCGATGGTCCTGGCGAAACAGGCTGCGACCAACCCCCGCGCACTGGCGGAAAAGATCGTCGAACACCTGCAGCGCGACGTGGAGATCGAGAGCGCGGAAATCGCCGGCCCGGGATTTATCAATATGCGGCTGGCCGATGCCGCATGGCGCCGGGAACTTAACGCGATCGCCCGGCTTGGCGGCGACTATGGCCGGTCCGTCCTGGGGCAGGGCCAGCGGGTCAACATCGAATATGTATCCGCCAATCCGACCGGTCCGATGCACATGGGGCATTGCCGCGGCGCGGTGGTGGGCGATGCGCTCGCCGCCTTGCTGGAGTTCGCCGGCCATACGGTCATCCGCGAATACTACGTCAACGATGCCGGCGCGCAGGTCGACGTGCTCGCGCGTTCGGCGCACTTGCGTTATCTTGAGGCGCTGGGCGACGATATCGGCGCGATCCCCGAAGGTCTCTACCCCGGCGATTATCTGAAGCCGGTGGGCGAAGCGCTCGCCGCCGAGTTCGGCGACAGCTATCGCGACCGGCCCGAAAGCGAGTGGCTGCCGTTGTTCCGCGAGCGCGCGGTGGCGGCGATGATGGCGCTGATTCGCGAGGACCTGGCGCTGCTGGGCATCCATCACGACGTCTTCGCCTCGGAAGCGGAGCTGCAAAAGGCGGGCAAGCCCGAAGCGGCCGAAGCCTGGCTGCGCCAGCACGATCTCGTCTACGACGGACTGCTGGAAGCGCCCAAGGGCAAGACGCCGGAGGACTGGGAGCCGGTCGAACTGCCGCTGTTCCGCTCGACCCGGTTCGGCGACGACCAGGACCGGCCCATTCGCAAGAGCGACGGCAAATGGACCTATTTCGGCGCCGATCTCGCCTATCACATGCAGAAGGCGGAAAGCGCCGATGCGCTGATCGACATCTGGGGCGCCGACCATGCCGGCACGGTCAAGCGGATCAAGGCCGCCGTCGCGGCGCTGAGCGAGGGCCAGAGCGAGGAAGGCGGCAAGCCGATTCCTTTCGACGTGAAGCTGGTCCAGATGGTGCAGCTTCTGCGCGGCGGCGAACCGGTGAAGATGTCGAAACGCAGCGGCACTTTCGTCACGCTGGCCGATGTCGTGCGCGAAGTGGGCAAGGACGTGGTCCGCTTCACGATGCTGACGCGCAAGCCCGAAGCGCAGATGGATTTCGATTTCGCCAAAGTGGTGGAAGCGTCGAAGGACAATCCCGTCTTCTACGTGCAATACGCCCATGCGCGGATCAGCTCGACCTTGCGCAAGGGGGCGGCGGAGGGTGTCGAACCCTCGGCTTCCGCGCTCGACCGGCTGGGTGCGGAGGAGCTTTCGCTGGTCAAGCAGGCGGCGCAGTTCCCGCGCGTGGTCGAAGCCGCTGCACAGGCGCGCGAGCCGCACCGTATCGCCTTCTTCCTCTATGATCTCGCGGCGGCATTCCACGCTTACTGGAACCTGGGGAACGACGACCCCGCAAAACGCTTCATCGTGGCACAAGACGCCGAGCTGACTGCGGCGAGGCTTTTCCTCGCCGCGCAGATCGGGCAGGTAGTGCGCAATGGCCTGGCTCTGCTTGGAGTGGAGGCCGTGGAGGAGATGTAG